From a region of the Oryzias melastigma strain HK-1 linkage group LG4, ASM292280v2, whole genome shotgun sequence genome:
- the pigx gene encoding phosphatidylinositol-glycan biosynthesis class X protein: MYFLRFYLFLCSAPCVYLLKEDGDEDLCFFLEGVKPSLSVELSNKGFHREVVTTVELGSETPGDVRALLVYTWPRGVYVDPYQLAFLSDLRGWQMLFNTTIDLEEPAHRTSAFLTYVYPSHNGPTPGPLTVTIPIHGRYHKPAFDGKSFTPVHIELPELLLWTKKCTPIQRLEPHTLLDAPCNASNTSICSWIKIQLSHKNSTLSLHLPVGDGPTVTLVCTGTLLVTVICCAVLCHSILKHQIT; this comes from the exons atgtactttctACGGTTTTATCTTTTTCTCTGTTCGGCTCCGTGTGTTTATTTACTGAAAGAGG acGGTGATGAGGACCTCTGCTTCTTCCTGGAAGGGGTCAAGCCCTCGTTGTCTGTGGAGCTCAGTAACAAGGGCTTTCACAG GGAGGTGGTGACCACTGTTGAGCTTGGCAGTGAGACACCGGGCGATGTCAGAGCTTTGCTGGTTTACACATGGCCCAGGGGTGTCTACGTGGACCCTTATCAACTTGCTTTTCTGAGTGATCTTCGTGGCTGGCAg ATGTTGTTTAATACCACAATTGACCTGGAAGAGCCAGCTCACCGGACTTCTGCGTTTCTCACCTATGTGTATCCCTCTCATAATGGACCAACTCCTGGTCCGCTCACAGTAACTATTCCAATTCATGGGCGCTACCACAAACCCGCCTTTGACGGGAAAAGCTTCACTCCTGTTCACATTGAACTTCCAGAGCTCCTGCTGTGGACTAAAAAGT gcACTCCAATCCAAAGACTGGAGCCCCACACTCTCCTGGACGCCCCGTGCAACGCCAGCAATACCAGCATCTGTTCATGGATTAAAATCCAGCTTTCACACAAG AATTCCACCCTGAGTTTACATCTTCCAGTTGGTGATGGACCTACAGTGACGCTCGTTTGCACTGGGACTCTCCTCGTTACAGTTATCTGCTGTGCTGTTTTGTGTCACTCCATACTAAAACATCAAATCACATGA
- the cep19 gene encoding centrosomal protein of 19 kDa translates to MRFEAKRCGVRFNPPSIVLLYVNTETKKLRKRVIPIRNFTTFSDCGKAAEQLKEHTRHGDYLEGVSQSQLEKLHVILQDHLNGFSLKHSLASFHLDPNEDLNKLDDKELARKKGQMDREFERNRKHKDDPGFVYDLEVDFEKTPQENCSWDESDDGF, encoded by the exons ATGCGTTTTGAGGCGAAGCGCTGCGGTGTGCGGTTCAACCCTCCTTCcatagttttactttatgtCAATACGGAAACCAAAAAGCTTCGGAAAAGAGTGATACCCATAAGAAACTTTACTACGTTTTCAG ACTGTGGCAAGGCTGCGGAGCAGCTGAAGGAGCACACCCGGCACGGAGACTACCTGGAGGGAGTCTCCCAGAGCCAGCTGGAGAAGCTTCACGTCATCCTGCAGGACCACCTGAATGGCTTCAGCCTGAAGCACAGCCTCGCCTCCTTCCACCTGGACCCCAACGAGGACCTCAACAAACTAGATGACAAGGAATTAGCTCGCAAGAAAGGTCAAATGGACAGGGAGTTTGAGAGGAATAGGAAGCACAAGGATGATCCAGGCTTTGTTTATGACCTGGAGGTGGATTTTGAAAAGACCCCTCAGGAGAACTGTAGCTGGGACGAGTCGGATGACGGATTTTAA
- the ing5a gene encoding inhibitor of growth protein 5a isoform X1, whose protein sequence is MATAIYLEHYLDSIENLPCELQRNFTLMRDLDSRTEEKKGEIDRLAEEYISNVKNLASEQRVEHLQKIQNAYSKCKEFSDDKVQLAMQTYEMVDKHIRRLDADLARFENELKEKLELSGYESTDGRALKKGDVRGQRDKRGSRGRGKKGSDDDSPKKKKMKISQDLSDALLPMQPSDVLDMPVDPNEPTYCLCHQVSYGEMIGCDNPDCPIEWFHFACVDLATKPKGKWFCPRCTQDRKKK, encoded by the exons ATGGCTACTGCTATATACCTGGAGCATTACCTTGACA GTATTGAAAACCTGCCGTGTGAACTACAAAGGAACTTCACGTTAATGCGAGACCTGGACAGCAGAACGGAAG AAAAGAAAGGAGAGATTGACAGACTGGCAGAAGAATACATATCTAATGTGAAGAACCTGGCTTCAGAGCAGAGAGTGGAACACCTACAGAAGATTCAGAATGCCTACAGCAAGTGCAAGGAGTTCAGTGACGACAAAGTTCAGCTTGCAATGCAAACGTATGAAATG GTGGACAAACACATCCGCAGGCTGGATGCAGATCTGGCCCGCTTTGAGAATGAGCTGAAGGAGAAGCTGGAGTTGAGCGGCTATGAGAGCACCGATGGCAGAGCCTTGAAAA AAGGCGACGTGCGGGGGCAGCGGGACAAGCGTGGATCCAGAGGACGAGGAAAGAAAGGTTCTGATGACGACTCTcccaaaaagaagaagatgaaaatcAG CCAAGACTTGAGCGACGCTCTGCTGCCAATGCAACCGTCAGATGTTTTGGACATGCCCGTTGATCCCAATGAACCCACTTACTGCCTGTGCCATCAAGTGTCATACGGAGAGATGATTGGATGTGACAACCCAGAC TGTCCCATTGAGTGGTTCCACTTTGCCTGCGTTGACCTCGCCACTAAACCAAAAGGAAAATG GTTTTGTCCGAGATGCACTCAAGACCGGAAGAAGAAATAA
- the ing5a gene encoding inhibitor of growth protein 5a isoform X2: protein MATAIYLEHYLDSIENLPCELQRNFTLMRDLDSRTEEKKGEIDRLAEEYISNVKNLASEQRVEHLQKIQNAYSKCKEFSDDKVQLAMQTYEMVDKHIRRLDADLARFENELKEKLELSGYESTDGRALKSDVRGQRDKRGSRGRGKKGSDDDSPKKKKMKISQDLSDALLPMQPSDVLDMPVDPNEPTYCLCHQVSYGEMIGCDNPDCPIEWFHFACVDLATKPKGKWFCPRCTQDRKKK from the exons ATGGCTACTGCTATATACCTGGAGCATTACCTTGACA GTATTGAAAACCTGCCGTGTGAACTACAAAGGAACTTCACGTTAATGCGAGACCTGGACAGCAGAACGGAAG AAAAGAAAGGAGAGATTGACAGACTGGCAGAAGAATACATATCTAATGTGAAGAACCTGGCTTCAGAGCAGAGAGTGGAACACCTACAGAAGATTCAGAATGCCTACAGCAAGTGCAAGGAGTTCAGTGACGACAAAGTTCAGCTTGCAATGCAAACGTATGAAATG GTGGACAAACACATCCGCAGGCTGGATGCAGATCTGGCCCGCTTTGAGAATGAGCTGAAGGAGAAGCTGGAGTTGAGCGGCTATGAGAGCACCGATGGCAGAGCCTTGAAAA GCGACGTGCGGGGGCAGCGGGACAAGCGTGGATCCAGAGGACGAGGAAAGAAAGGTTCTGATGACGACTCTcccaaaaagaagaagatgaaaatcAG CCAAGACTTGAGCGACGCTCTGCTGCCAATGCAACCGTCAGATGTTTTGGACATGCCCGTTGATCCCAATGAACCCACTTACTGCCTGTGCCATCAAGTGTCATACGGAGAGATGATTGGATGTGACAACCCAGAC TGTCCCATTGAGTGGTTCCACTTTGCCTGCGTTGACCTCGCCACTAAACCAAAAGGAAAATG GTTTTGTCCGAGATGCACTCAAGACCGGAAGAAGAAATAA
- the plekhb2 gene encoding pleckstrin homology domain-containing family B member 2 isoform X1 yields MRVRAQITSTFQLGQLMAVVKSGWLHRQSTILRRWKRNWFDLWADGRLVFYNDQQRRDMEDDLHMRVSCINIRNSAACLDLTPPEGKPRDALLQIVCRDGRVISLCADSADDALAWTMALQDARINMVVAAPQAGFTQEVMASAPPPYSEYAHPQVYAPGPYGDYTTLPLNTTQVVYSAEGEPYTVAYPYQYQGAAVNHVIIRERQREDAGDVALGMLAGAATGLALGSLFSVF; encoded by the exons ATGCGCGTTCGCGCTCAGATTACCAGCACTTTCCAGCTCGGTCAGCTG ATGGCTGTGGTGAAGAGTGGTTGGCTTCACAGACAGA GTACCATCCTGCGCCGCTGGAAGAGGAACTGGTTCGACTTATGGGCTGACGGACGCCTGGTGTTCTACAATGACCAGCAGAGGCGGGACATGGAGGACGATCTTCACATGAGAGTCAGCTGCATCAACATCCGGAATTCTGCTGCATGTCTGG ATCTGACCCCCCCGGAGGGGAAGCCCCGAGATGCCTTGCTGCAGATAGTGTGCAGGGATGGGCGCGTCATCAGCCTGTGTGCTGACAGTGCAGATGATGCTCT aGCGTGGACCATGGCTCTTCAAGATGCCAGAATTAATAtg GTGGTTGCAGCCCCTCAGGCCGGCTTTACACAGGAAGTTATGGCATCGGCTCCTCCCCCTTACTCAGAATATGCCCACCCACAG GTTTATGCTCCAGGCCCATATGGGGATTACACTACTCTCCCTCTCAACACCACACAGGTTGTGTACTCTGCTGAAGGGGAACCATACACTGTTGCTTATCCATATCAGTACCAAG GTGCTGCAGTGAACCATGTGATCATCCGGGAGCGGCAGCGCGAGGATGCAGGAGACGTGGCTCTGGGCATGCTCGCTGGAGCAGCTACTGGTTTGGCTCTGGGATCTCTCTTCTCAGTCTTTTAA
- the plekhb2 gene encoding pleckstrin homology domain-containing family B member 2 isoform X2, protein MAVVKSGWLHRQSTILRRWKRNWFDLWADGRLVFYNDQQRRDMEDDLHMRVSCINIRNSAACLDLTPPEGKPRDALLQIVCRDGRVISLCADSADDALAWTMALQDARINMVVAAPQAGFTQEVMASAPPPYSEYAHPQVYAPGPYGDYTTLPLNTTQVVYSAEGEPYTVAYPYQYQGAAVNHVIIRERQREDAGDVALGMLAGAATGLALGSLFSVF, encoded by the exons ATGGCTGTGGTGAAGAGTGGTTGGCTTCACAGACAGA GTACCATCCTGCGCCGCTGGAAGAGGAACTGGTTCGACTTATGGGCTGACGGACGCCTGGTGTTCTACAATGACCAGCAGAGGCGGGACATGGAGGACGATCTTCACATGAGAGTCAGCTGCATCAACATCCGGAATTCTGCTGCATGTCTGG ATCTGACCCCCCCGGAGGGGAAGCCCCGAGATGCCTTGCTGCAGATAGTGTGCAGGGATGGGCGCGTCATCAGCCTGTGTGCTGACAGTGCAGATGATGCTCT aGCGTGGACCATGGCTCTTCAAGATGCCAGAATTAATAtg GTGGTTGCAGCCCCTCAGGCCGGCTTTACACAGGAAGTTATGGCATCGGCTCCTCCCCCTTACTCAGAATATGCCCACCCACAG GTTTATGCTCCAGGCCCATATGGGGATTACACTACTCTCCCTCTCAACACCACACAGGTTGTGTACTCTGCTGAAGGGGAACCATACACTGTTGCTTATCCATATCAGTACCAAG GTGCTGCAGTGAACCATGTGATCATCCGGGAGCGGCAGCGCGAGGATGCAGGAGACGTGGCTCTGGGCATGCTCGCTGGAGCAGCTACTGGTTTGGCTCTGGGATCTCTCTTCTCAGTCTTTTAA
- the LOC112136919 gene encoding vacuolar protein sorting-associated protein 4B: protein MAAGNLQKAIDLASKAAEEDKAKNYEEALRCYQHTVQYFLHVVKYETQGDRAKQSIRAKCADYLDRAEQLKEYLRKKESQDTAKPVKEAGDKGSESDEGEDQEKKKFKNQLSGAIVMEKPNIKWNDVAGLEGAKEALKEAVILPIKFPHLFTGKRTPWRGILLFGPPGTGKSYLAKAVATEANNSTFFSVSSSDLVSKWLGESEKLVKNLFALAREHRPSIIFIDEIDSLCGSRSENESEAARRIKTEFLVQMQGVGNDNEGILVLGATNIPWTLDSAIRRRFEKRIYIPLPEEHARSSMFRLHLGSTPNNLTEADFVTLGKKTDGYSGADISIIVRDALMQPVRRVQSATHFKKVQGSTWNHPGVVVDDLLTPCSPGDPDAIEMTWMEVPGDKLLEPVVSMTDMLRSVGNTKPTVNEQDLEKLKQFTEDFGQEG, encoded by the exons ATGGCGGCCGGTAACTTACAG AAAGCCATAGATCTGGCCAGCAAGGCTGCAGAGGAGGACAAAGCCAAAAACTACGAGGAGGCTCTCCGCTGTTATCAGCACACTGTGCAGTATTTCCTTCATGTGGTCAAAT ATGAGACTCAGGGGGATCGAGCAAAGCAGAGCATCAGGGCCAAGTGTGCGGATTACCTGGACAGAGCCGAGCAGCTGAAGGAATACCTGAGGAAGAAGGAGAGCCAGGACACGGCCAAACCTGTGAAAGAGGCGGGGGACAAAGG GAGTGAGAGTGATGAAGGTGAAGACCAAGAGAAGAAGAAATTCAAAAACCAGCTTTCAG GTGCCATCGTTATGGAAAAGCCCAACATCAAGTGGAACGATGTAGCCGGACTGGAGGGAGCCAAAGAAGCCCTGAAAGAGGCAGTGATCCTGCCCATCAAATTCCCTCACCTGTTCACAG GAAAACGAACCCCGTGGCGGGGGATCCTTCTCTTTGGCCCTCCTGGAACGGGAAAATCCTACTTAGCCAAAGCAGTGGCGACGGAAGCGAACAACTCCACCTTCTTTTCAGTGTCCTCCTCTGACCTGGTGTCCAAGTGGCTGGGAGAAAGTGAAAA GCTGGTGAAGAACCTTTTTGCTTTAGCCAGAGAACACCGGCCGTCGATCATTTTCATTGACGAGATCGACTCTCTGTGCGGCTCCAGGAGCGAGAATGAAAGTGAAGCAGCCCGCAGAATCAAGACCGAGTTCCTCGTTCAGATGCAGG GTGTTGGAAATGATAACGAAGGAATCCTCGTCCTGGGAGCGACTAATATACCATGGACGCTGGATTCCGCCATCCGCAGAAG GTTTGAAAAGCGAATCTACATTCCTCTGCCAGAGGAGCACGCTCGCTCCTCCATGTTCAGACTTCACCTGGGCTCCACCCCCAACAACCTGACAGAAGCAGACTTTGTCACCCTGGGAAAGAAGACGGACGGCTACTCCGGAGCAGATATCAGCATCATAGTGCGGGACGCCCTGATGCAGCCTGTCAGGAGGGTTCAGTCCGCCACTCACTTCAAGAAG GTGCAGGGCTCCACGTGGAACCATCCTGGGGTTGTGGTGGACGACCTGCTGACGCCGTGCTCACCCGGCGATCCCGACGCCATCGAGATGACATGGATGGAGGTTCCCGGAGACAAACTTCTGGAGCCGGTTGTGTCCATG ACGGACATGCTTCGCTCAGTGGGCAACACCAAGCCCACGGTCAACGAGCAGGACCTGGAAAAGCTGAAGCAGTTCACCGAGGACTTTGGTCAGGAAGGCTGA